One stretch of Armigeres subalbatus isolate Guangzhou_Male chromosome 2, GZ_Asu_2, whole genome shotgun sequence DNA includes these proteins:
- the LOC134214601 gene encoding putative nuclease HARBI1, protein MVLEIIRPSLEVDETRSRHIHPMVQLLITLRFYALESMQIAIADFAGVCVSSVCRIIQRVSLALAEQRQRFIQMPSTQSQLLAASRDFYSIAKFPRTIGAIDCTHVKIQSPGGDHAENYRNRKSWFSLNVQTVSSANLKVLNIVARWPGASHDQHIFNNSTLKMQLERGDYGHFILVGDSGYRNTKYLATPFLRCESPTEALYNESQIRTRNVVERSYGVLKRRFPVLSLGMRVRISTVQLIIVACAVLHNIAIDAKESEPPEEIEGFEEMLTATIVPDCPNMERQQVVFVNI, encoded by the exons ATGGTCTTGGAAATAATTCGTCCTAGCTTAGAAGTTGATGAAACAAG ATCACGGCACATTCACCCGATGGTGCAACTATTGATAACACTTCGGTTTTATGCACTGGAATCTATGCAGATAGCTATTGCCGATTTTGCTGGAGTATGTGTTTCGTCCGTTTGCCGCATTATTCAGCGTGTTTCGTTGGCATTAGCTGAACAACGTCAGCGCTTCATTCAGATGCCAAGCACCCAAAGTCAATTACTCGCTGCAAGTCGCGATTTTTACAGCATTGCTAAATTTCCTCGAACTATTGGTGCGATTGATTGTACACatgtcaagatacaatcaccCGGAGGTGATCATGCTGAGAATTATCGAAATCGCAAATCATGGTTCTCACTAAATGTACAAACAGTGAGTTCAGCAAATCTAAAAGTTTTGAATATAGTTGCAAGATGGCCGGGAGCATCACACGACCAGCACATTTTTAATAACTCAACTTTAAAAATGCAACTTGAACGAGGTGATTATGGACATTTCATACTTGTCGGTGATTCCGGATATCGTAACACCAAATACTTGGCCACACCTTTCCTTCGATGTGAATCGCCAACTGAAGCTCTGTACAACGAAAGTCAAATTCGTACCCGAAATGTCGTGGAACGGTCATATGGCGTGCTGAAGCGTAGATTTCCAGTTTTATCTTTGGGTATGCGTGTTAGAATATCTACAGTTCAACTAATTATTGTAGCTTGTGCGGTATTGCATAACATAGCAATTGATGCAAAGGAATCTGAACCACCTGAAGAAATTGAAGGTTTTGAGGAAATGTTAACCGCGACTATTGTTCCGGATTGCCCAAACATGGAGAGGCAACAGGTTGTGTTCGTGAACATTTAG